The Streptomyces europaeiscabiei genome window below encodes:
- a CDS encoding polyprenol monophosphomannose synthase produces the protein MNDGDGTLAAEGQERRFGPLGTALVIIPTYNEAENIKAIVGRVRKAVPDAHVLVADDNSPDGTGKLADELAAEDDRVQVLHRKGKEGLGAAYLAGFRWGMEHGYGVLIEMDADGSHQPEELPRLLTALKGADLVLGSRWVPGGRVVNWPRSREFISRGGSLYSRVLLDVPVRDVTGGYRAFRTETLEGLGLDEVASQGYCFQVDLARRAIKAGYHVVEVPITFVERELGDSKMSRDILVEALWRVTAWGVRERVGKVLGRDGKGSGDDKQG, from the coding sequence GTGAACGACGGCGACGGGACCCTCGCGGCGGAAGGCCAGGAGAGGCGGTTCGGCCCGCTCGGCACGGCCTTGGTGATCATCCCGACCTACAACGAGGCGGAGAACATCAAGGCGATCGTCGGCCGGGTGCGGAAGGCTGTTCCCGACGCGCACGTCCTGGTGGCCGACGACAACAGCCCCGACGGCACGGGCAAGCTCGCCGACGAACTGGCCGCCGAGGACGACCGCGTCCAGGTGCTGCACCGCAAGGGCAAGGAAGGGCTGGGCGCCGCCTACCTCGCGGGTTTCCGCTGGGGCATGGAGCACGGCTACGGCGTCCTCATCGAGATGGACGCCGACGGTTCCCACCAGCCCGAGGAACTGCCCCGGCTGCTGACCGCGCTGAAGGGCGCCGATCTCGTCCTCGGCTCCCGCTGGGTGCCGGGCGGGCGCGTGGTGAACTGGCCGAGGTCCCGCGAGTTCATCTCCCGCGGCGGCAGCCTCTACTCCCGTGTCCTGCTCGATGTTCCCGTCCGCGACGTCACCGGCGGCTACCGGGCCTTCCGCACCGAGACCCTCGAAGGGCTCGGCCTGGACGAGGTCGCCTCCCAGGGCTACTGCTTCCAGGTCGACCTCGCCCGCCGCGCGATCAAGGCGGGCTACCACGTCGTCGAGGTGCCCATCACCTTCGTCGAGCGCGAGCTGGGCGATTCCAAGATGAGCCGGGACATCCTCGTCGAGGCGCTGTGGCGGGTCACGGCGTGGGGCGTGCGGGAGCGGGTCGGCAAGGTGCTGGGGCGGGACGGCAAGGGGTCCGGGGACGACAAGCAGGGCTGA
- a CDS encoding peptidase C39 family protein: MTSLSEPSRRTVLTAAVATAAAAAGGSAGRAVADTTSGRGEVPAHLAQAPERPAEYHAWTSYTDWRAGGAEGTRAKAGERPGLVIDVPLGTTDYTDPHTGRTAAWEYATWTSPVHRVTVPATEVIASWNARTPAGTWIRIELKGTYSDGTDTPWYVLGRWAAGDQDIRRTSVDGQEDGRSSVWTDTFAVDDPATGLRLASYRLRLTLYRTPGTRLTPTVWRLGAMGSDVPDRFTVPASAPGLARELNVPRYSQETHKGQYPEYDNGGEAWCSPTSSQMITEFWGRKPSAADLAWVDPAYADPQVCHAARFTFDYQYEGCGNWPFNAAYAATYKDLQGVVTRLGSLTDLETLIAAGIPVITSQSFLAAELTGAGYGTAGHLMTVIGFTADGDVIANDPNSPTNEAVRRIYRRREWENIWLRTKRYNAAGKVVSGTGGICYLYFPARPTSRQLTALAAVGVR; this comes from the coding sequence ATGACGAGCCTTTCCGAGCCGTCCCGCAGGACCGTCCTGACCGCAGCCGTCGCCACCGCCGCCGCAGCGGCCGGAGGATCGGCGGGTCGGGCGGTCGCCGACACCACGAGCGGCCGGGGCGAAGTCCCCGCCCACCTCGCACAAGCACCGGAACGCCCGGCGGAGTACCACGCCTGGACCTCGTACACCGACTGGCGTGCCGGCGGCGCCGAGGGCACCCGGGCGAAGGCGGGGGAGCGGCCGGGGCTGGTGATCGACGTGCCGCTCGGCACCACCGACTACACCGACCCGCACACCGGGCGGACGGCCGCCTGGGAGTACGCGACCTGGACCTCCCCGGTCCACCGGGTCACCGTGCCCGCCACCGAGGTCATCGCGTCCTGGAACGCGCGCACCCCGGCCGGCACCTGGATCCGGATCGAGCTGAAGGGCACGTACTCCGACGGCACGGACACGCCCTGGTACGTCCTGGGCCGTTGGGCGGCCGGCGATCAGGACATCAGACGGACCTCCGTCGACGGCCAGGAGGACGGCAGGAGCAGTGTCTGGACCGACACCTTCGCCGTCGACGACCCGGCCACGGGCCTGCGTCTCGCCTCGTACCGGCTGCGGCTGACCCTGTACCGCACGCCCGGCACCCGGCTCACCCCCACGGTGTGGCGGCTCGGTGCCATGGGCTCCGACGTGCCCGACCGCTTCACCGTCCCGGCCTCCGCCCCGGGGCTCGCCCGGGAGCTGAACGTTCCGCGCTACTCCCAGGAGACCCACAAGGGCCAGTACCCCGAGTACGACAACGGTGGTGAGGCCTGGTGCAGCCCCACCTCCTCGCAGATGATCACAGAGTTCTGGGGCCGGAAGCCCAGCGCCGCGGACCTGGCCTGGGTCGACCCGGCGTACGCGGACCCGCAGGTGTGCCACGCGGCGCGGTTCACCTTCGACTACCAGTACGAGGGCTGTGGCAACTGGCCCTTCAACGCCGCGTACGCCGCCACCTACAAGGACCTCCAGGGCGTGGTGACCCGGCTGGGCTCGCTCACCGACCTGGAGACGCTGATCGCGGCGGGCATCCCGGTGATCACCTCGCAGTCGTTCCTCGCGGCGGAACTCACGGGGGCGGGCTACGGCACGGCCGGTCACCTCATGACGGTGATCGGCTTCACCGCCGACGGCGACGTCATCGCCAACGACCCGAACTCGCCGACCAACGAGGCGGTGCGCCGGATCTACCGGCGGCGCGAGTGGGAGAACATCTGGCTGCGGACCAAGCGGTACAACGCCGCCGGCAAGGTCGTCTCCGGCACGGGCGGCATCTGCTACCTGTACTTCCCGGCTCGGCCCACGTCCCGCCAGCTCACGGCGCTCGCGGCGGTGGGCGTCCGCTGA
- a CDS encoding amidohydrolase, whose product MSDRTASSKTVLLRGGEVHSPADPFATAMVVEHGQIAWVGSEGAADAFAAGVDEVIDLEGALVTPAFTDAHVHTTATGLALTGLDLSDAPALDAALVLVREFAAARPADRVLLGHGWDAARWPGGRPPTRAELDEATGGRPLYLSRIDVHSAVVTTALLDLVPGAHAFEDGPLTRDAHHAVRATALGAITPAQRTEAQRAALAHAVSLGIGSLHECAGPEISSEDDFTGLLRLAAEEPGPRVVGYWAERDVERARALGAVGAAGDLFVDGALGSHTACLHEPYADAAHTGTAYLDAVAVAAHVVACTEAGLQAGFHAIGDAAVASVVEGVRAAAEKVGPARVRAARHRVEHAEMLTPETVAAFAELGLTASVQPAFDALWGGEEGMYAQRLGVERARTLNPFAALLRAGVPLAFGSDSPVTPLDPWGTVRAAAFHRTPEHRVSVRAAFTSHTRGGWRAIGRDDAGVLVPGAPADYAVWRTGELVVQAPDDRVARWSTDPRSGTPGLPDLSPGADLPVCLRTVVAGRTVFVRPGE is encoded by the coding sequence ATGAGTGATCGCACCGCCTCGTCGAAAACCGTGCTGCTCCGCGGTGGAGAAGTCCACAGCCCCGCCGACCCGTTCGCCACCGCGATGGTCGTGGAACACGGCCAGATCGCCTGGGTCGGCTCCGAGGGCGCCGCCGACGCCTTCGCGGCCGGCGTCGACGAGGTGATCGACCTCGAAGGCGCCCTGGTCACCCCGGCGTTCACCGACGCCCATGTGCACACCACGGCCACCGGCCTCGCCCTCACCGGCCTAGACCTCTCCGACGCCCCCGCCCTGGACGCCGCCCTCGTTCTCGTACGGGAATTCGCGGCAGCCCGCCCGGCCGACCGCGTCCTCCTCGGCCACGGCTGGGACGCAGCCCGCTGGCCCGGCGGCCGCCCGCCGACCCGCGCCGAACTCGACGAGGCCACCGGCGGCCGCCCGCTCTATCTGAGCCGGATCGACGTCCACTCGGCGGTCGTCACCACGGCCCTGCTCGACCTGGTCCCGGGCGCCCACGCCTTCGAGGACGGCCCCCTCACCCGGGACGCCCACCACGCCGTACGTGCCACCGCCCTCGGTGCCATCACTCCCGCCCAGCGCACCGAGGCCCAGCGGGCCGCCCTCGCCCACGCCGTCTCGCTCGGTATCGGCTCGCTCCATGAGTGCGCGGGTCCCGAGATCTCCTCCGAGGACGACTTCACGGGGCTGCTGCGGCTGGCCGCCGAGGAGCCCGGCCCGCGCGTGGTCGGCTACTGGGCGGAGCGCGACGTCGAGAGGGCGCGTGCCCTCGGTGCCGTCGGAGCCGCGGGCGACCTCTTCGTCGACGGGGCCCTCGGGTCGCACACCGCGTGCCTGCACGAGCCGTACGCCGACGCCGCGCACACCGGCACGGCCTACCTGGACGCCGTGGCAGTCGCCGCCCATGTGGTCGCCTGCACCGAGGCGGGGCTCCAGGCGGGCTTCCACGCCATCGGGGACGCCGCGGTGGCCTCGGTCGTCGAGGGAGTGCGCGCCGCCGCCGAGAAGGTGGGTCCGGCCCGGGTGAGGGCCGCCCGGCACCGCGTCGAGCACGCCGAGATGCTCACCCCCGAGACCGTCGCCGCCTTCGCCGAACTCGGCCTCACCGCCTCCGTCCAGCCCGCCTTCGACGCGCTGTGGGGCGGCGAGGAGGGAATGTACGCCCAGCGGCTGGGCGTGGAGCGTGCCCGCACCCTCAACCCGTTCGCGGCTCTGCTGCGCGCCGGCGTGCCCCTTGCCTTCGGTTCCGACAGCCCGGTCACCCCCCTCGATCCGTGGGGCACCGTCCGCGCGGCGGCCTTCCATCGCACGCCGGAGCACCGGGTGTCCGTGCGCGCCGCGTTCACGTCACACACGCGGGGCGGCTGGCGGGCGATCGGACGGGACGACGCGGGTGTCCTCGTACCGGGCGCGCCCGCGGACTACGCGGTGTGGCGCACCGGCGAACTCGTCGTCCAGGCCCCCGACGACCGCGTCGCCCGCTGGTCCACCGACCCCCGTTCCGGCACCCCCGGTCTGCCCGACCTGAGCCCCGGCGCCGACCTGCCCGTCTGTCTGCGGACCGTGGTGGCCGGGCGAACGGTTTTCGTACGGCCGGGGGAGTGA
- a CDS encoding glycoside hydrolase family 18 protein — MLRSHSSRVPVRTLVAATCCAALAAGLLAGAGTATATPTKAAPEPHAPGAAGSKVVGYFIDWGIYGRQYYVKNIETSGSAKKLTHINYAFGNVVDGKCVIGDPWADTDKPFTAEESVDGVADSADQPLSGSFNQLRKLKKLHPNLKIIWSFGGWTWSGGFGEAAKDPQAFANSCYDLVENSRWKDVFDGIDIDWEYPNACGLTCDTSGSEAFEDVMAALRKRFGKKELVTAAITADAKPGGKIDAADYAGAAKYVDWYNPMTYDYFGSWDATTAPHSPLYPYPGIADKAFNTAATIKKLRSLGIPPSKLLLGIGFYGRGWTGVTQSAPGGTATGPAAGTYEAGYEDYKVLRATCPANGIVGGTAYAKCGDDWWSYDTPQTIKGKMAYKNAQGLGGTFFWELSGDTANGELIKAIK, encoded by the coding sequence ATGCTCAGATCGCACAGCTCCCGCGTCCCTGTCAGGACGCTTGTCGCCGCCACGTGTTGCGCCGCCCTCGCCGCCGGACTCCTCGCCGGAGCGGGCACCGCGACGGCCACGCCCACGAAGGCCGCCCCCGAGCCCCACGCGCCCGGCGCGGCCGGCTCGAAGGTCGTCGGCTACTTCATCGACTGGGGCATCTACGGCCGCCAGTACTACGTCAAGAACATCGAGACGTCCGGTTCGGCCAAGAAGCTCACGCACATCAACTACGCCTTCGGCAACGTCGTCGACGGCAAGTGCGTGATCGGCGACCCCTGGGCGGACACCGACAAGCCCTTCACCGCCGAGGAGTCCGTGGACGGCGTCGCCGACAGCGCGGACCAGCCGCTGAGCGGCAGCTTCAACCAGCTGCGCAAGCTCAAGAAGCTGCACCCGAACCTCAAGATCATCTGGTCCTTCGGCGGCTGGACCTGGTCCGGCGGCTTCGGCGAGGCGGCCAAGGACCCGCAGGCCTTCGCCAACTCCTGCTACGACCTCGTCGAGAACTCCCGGTGGAAGGACGTCTTCGACGGGATCGACATCGACTGGGAGTACCCCAACGCCTGCGGTCTCACCTGCGACACCAGCGGCAGCGAGGCCTTCGAGGACGTGATGGCGGCTCTGCGTAAACGATTCGGCAAGAAGGAGCTCGTCACCGCGGCCATCACGGCCGACGCCAAGCCCGGCGGCAAGATCGACGCGGCGGACTACGCGGGCGCCGCGAAGTACGTCGACTGGTACAACCCGATGACGTACGACTACTTCGGCTCGTGGGACGCGACCACCGCCCCGCACTCGCCGCTGTACCCGTACCCCGGCATCGCCGACAAGGCGTTCAACACCGCCGCCACCATCAAGAAGCTGAGGAGCCTCGGCATCCCGCCGTCCAAGCTGCTGCTGGGCATCGGCTTCTACGGGCGCGGCTGGACCGGTGTCACACAGTCGGCGCCCGGCGGCACCGCGACCGGCCCGGCGGCGGGGACGTACGAGGCGGGCTACGAGGACTACAAGGTGCTCAGGGCGACCTGCCCGGCCAACGGGATCGTCGGTGGCACCGCGTACGCCAAGTGCGGTGACGACTGGTGGAGTTACGACACCCCGCAGACCATCAAGGGAAAGATGGCCTACAAGAACGCGCAGGGCCTGGGCGGCACCTTCTTCTGGGAGCTGAGCGGCGACACGGCGAACGGTGAGCTGATCAAGGCGATCAAGTAG
- a CDS encoding uridine kinase family protein: MHASPAPMDPVVDALAARLRRLSPSCGPVRLVGVDGHAGSGKSTFAGRLADALGGAPVLHLDDIATHEELFAWTERLLDQVIEPLRHGRSARYAPYDWRARGYGAARVLPPASVIVVEGVGAGRRALRRYLARLVWMELPEEEAWARGQARDGAEQSEFWAGWVRAERRHFAEDPSRPFADLLIRPGGAGYEVLTGPATTPGSGPHLTQGDDPSAMC, encoded by the coding sequence ATGCACGCCTCCCCCGCGCCCATGGACCCCGTCGTCGACGCCCTCGCCGCACGGCTGCGGCGGCTGTCTCCCTCCTGCGGACCGGTCCGGCTGGTCGGCGTCGACGGGCACGCCGGCTCCGGGAAGAGCACCTTCGCCGGGCGGCTCGCCGACGCGCTCGGCGGCGCCCCGGTGCTGCACCTCGACGACATCGCCACGCACGAGGAGCTGTTCGCGTGGACCGAACGCCTGCTGGACCAGGTGATCGAGCCGCTGCGCCACGGCCGGAGCGCGCGCTATGCCCCGTACGACTGGCGTGCGCGCGGTTACGGCGCCGCACGCGTCCTGCCGCCGGCGTCCGTGATCGTCGTCGAGGGGGTGGGCGCGGGCCGGCGCGCACTGCGCCGATATCTGGCGCGGCTGGTGTGGATGGAGTTGCCGGAGGAGGAGGCCTGGGCGCGTGGGCAGGCGCGGGACGGAGCGGAGCAGAGCGAGTTCTGGGCTGGCTGGGTCCGGGCGGAGCGTCGGCATTTCGCCGAGGATCCTTCTCGGCCCTTCGCCGATCTGCTGATTCGGCCGGGAGGCGCGGGGTACGAGGTGCTCACGGGACCTGCGACGACTCCCGGATCGGGACCTCATCTCACTCAGGGTGACGACCCATCCGCAATGTGCTGA
- the fxsA gene encoding FxsA family membrane protein — translation MTTGAPPPTYPARPRRSRLRTFLPLGVAAWLVLEIWLLTVVAGSAGGFTVFLLLVAGFVAGSAVVKRAGRRAFRALSETLQQQQGAAGEPGAGGGPGKSEGNGFLMLGGLLLMLPGLVSDAVGLVLLIPPVQKALGRYAERTFERKIREAGSGGLGDAFQQARIHRPDGKVVQGEVIRDDEGFGDASPPQGPRPPLNR, via the coding sequence ATGACGACTGGCGCTCCGCCCCCGACGTATCCCGCCCGGCCCCGGCGCTCCCGGCTGCGCACGTTTCTGCCGTTGGGTGTCGCCGCGTGGCTGGTGCTGGAGATCTGGCTGCTCACTGTGGTCGCGGGCTCGGCCGGTGGCTTCACGGTCTTCCTGCTCCTCGTCGCCGGATTCGTCGCCGGCTCCGCGGTGGTCAAGCGGGCCGGGCGGCGGGCGTTCCGGGCGCTGAGCGAGACGTTGCAACAGCAGCAGGGCGCCGCGGGTGAGCCGGGCGCCGGAGGTGGACCGGGCAAGAGCGAGGGCAACGGGTTCCTGATGCTGGGGGGCCTGCTGCTGATGCTGCCGGGGCTGGTGTCAGATGCGGTGGGGCTGGTGCTGCTGATTCCGCCGGTACAGAAGGCGTTGGGGCGCTATGCGGAGCGGACCTTCGAGCGGAAGATTCGGGAAGCGGGTTCCGGGGGCCTCGGGGACGCCTTTCAGCAGGCGCGGATCCATCGACCCGACGGCAAGGTCGTGCAGGGGGAAGTGATTCGGGACGATGAGGGTTTCGGGGATGCTTCGCCGCCGCAGGGGCCGCGCCCGCCGTTGAACCGGTGA
- a CDS encoding Lrp/AsnC family transcriptional regulator has protein sequence MEELDRQIVQLLVADGRMSYTDLGKATGLSTSAVHQRVRRLEQRGVIRGYAAVVDPEAVGLPMTAFISVKPFDPSAPDDIAERLAGVPEIEACHSVAGEENYILKVRVATPHELEELLARLRSLAGVSTRTTVVLSTPYEARPPRI, from the coding sequence ATGGAGGAGCTGGACCGACAGATCGTGCAGCTGCTCGTCGCGGACGGGCGGATGAGCTACACCGACCTGGGCAAGGCCACGGGCCTGTCCACGTCGGCGGTGCATCAGCGTGTGCGCCGACTTGAGCAGCGTGGCGTCATCCGGGGCTATGCCGCGGTCGTCGACCCGGAGGCCGTCGGGCTGCCGATGACCGCGTTCATCTCGGTCAAACCCTTCGACCCCAGCGCCCCCGACGACATCGCCGAACGCCTCGCCGGCGTCCCGGAGATCGAGGCCTGCCACAGCGTGGCCGGTGAGGAGAACTACATCCTCAAGGTCCGCGTGGCGACCCCGCACGAACTGGAGGAACTCCTGGCCCGGCTCCGGTCCCTTGCGGGCGTGTCGACGCGAACGACGGTGGTCCTGTCGACGCCGTACGAGGCGAGGCCGCCGAGGATCTGA
- a CDS encoding acyl-CoA dehydrogenase family protein produces MPDRAPQPVDRQLPTEEARDLISLVREIAQREIAPHAAEEEDAGRFPCELFGLLSESGLLGLPYDSEHGGGDQPYEVYLQVLEELAMARLTVGLGVSVHTLACHALANYGTKEQQAEHLPAMLGGRLLGAYCLSEPSSGSDAASLRTKAERGEGGTSRSSGAESGGGWVITGTKAWITHGGIADFYTVMARTGGEGSRGITAFLVPGDAEGLSAAAPEKKMGMKGSPTAQLHFDGVHVADSRRLGEVGQGFAIALSALDSGRLGIAACAIGVAQAALDEAVEYATGRRQFGRPVSDFQGLRFMLADMATQIEAGRALYLSAARLRDAGRPFSKQAAMAKLLCTDAAMKVTTDAVQILGGYGYTADFPAERYMREAKVLQIVEGTNQIQRMVIARHLAGPESR; encoded by the coding sequence ATGCCCGACCGCGCCCCGCAGCCGGTGGATCGTCAACTGCCCACGGAAGAGGCCCGGGATCTGATCTCGCTCGTCCGTGAGATCGCGCAGCGGGAGATCGCCCCGCACGCGGCCGAGGAGGAGGACGCCGGCCGTTTCCCGTGCGAACTCTTCGGCCTGCTCTCGGAGTCGGGACTGCTCGGTCTGCCGTACGACTCGGAACACGGCGGCGGTGATCAGCCGTACGAGGTCTATCTCCAGGTTCTGGAAGAGCTCGCCATGGCCCGCCTCACCGTCGGCCTCGGCGTGAGCGTCCACACCCTCGCCTGCCACGCCCTTGCCAACTACGGCACCAAGGAGCAGCAGGCCGAGCATCTGCCGGCGATGCTCGGCGGCCGCCTGCTCGGCGCGTACTGCCTCTCCGAGCCCTCGTCCGGCTCGGACGCCGCGTCCCTGCGGACGAAGGCGGAGCGGGGCGAGGGAGGCACCTCCCGCTCGAGCGGAGCCGAGAGTGGGGGAGGCTGGGTGATCACCGGCACGAAAGCCTGGATCACGCATGGTGGCATCGCCGACTTCTACACGGTCATGGCCCGCACGGGTGGCGAGGGCTCCCGGGGCATCACGGCCTTCCTTGTGCCCGGGGACGCCGAGGGGCTGAGCGCCGCCGCGCCCGAGAAGAAGATGGGCATGAAGGGCTCACCCACCGCGCAGCTCCACTTCGACGGGGTGCACGTCGCCGACAGCCGGCGCCTCGGCGAGGTGGGCCAGGGTTTCGCGATCGCCCTGTCCGCGCTCGACTCCGGGCGGCTCGGCATCGCGGCCTGCGCGATCGGCGTGGCCCAGGCGGCACTGGACGAGGCGGTCGAGTACGCCACCGGACGGCGGCAGTTCGGGCGGCCGGTCTCCGACTTCCAGGGGCTGCGCTTCATGCTCGCGGACATGGCCACGCAGATAGAGGCGGGCCGGGCGCTCTACCTCTCCGCCGCCCGGCTGCGCGACGCGGGCAGGCCCTTCTCCAAGCAGGCGGCCATGGCGAAGCTGCTGTGCACCGACGCCGCGATGAAGGTCACCACCGACGCCGTGCAGATCCTCGGCGGGTACGGCTACACGGCGGACTTCCCCGCCGAGCGGTACATGCGCGAGGCCAAGGTGCTCCAGATCGTCGAGGGCACCAATCAGATCCAGCGGATGGTCATCGCCCGTCACCTCGCGGGGCCCGAGTCACGCTGA
- a CDS encoding AAA family ATPase: protein MDFGSRGPEAPADLAWLRGVDAYTMGAYPQAEEEFRAAVRMDPGMADGWLGLHALRVDTTTALLRMFRHRERFGEQRTRHRRTLNSWYWLGWWVQPVLESPRDLLLAHASHWLDGRHVPELDRALAGLPPVDADHQVRFLHACRAYLVKDWEQLVRHTDPLLDDPLLGIEAGLFGGMARVRLETYGQAEPLLSAALMRCRSEQPQRKELRYWLARAHEGTGRSAAALPLYRAVHRVDPAFMDTSARLAAIAMGDGYDDDASDFAAIALAGIGQDVLDGDGLEPFFDPEGRDVKVSDPGPPPPGGLPPEAGDTFVREKSVVPVEPLSLPAGPTDPELLEEALAELERMVGLEPVKRQVKALSAQLNMARLRTGQGLPVQPPKRHFVFSGPSGTGKTTVARILGRVFYALGLLGGDHLVEAQRADLVGEYLGQTAVKANELIDSAIGGVLFVDEAYSLSNSGYGKGDAYGDEALQVLLKRAEDNRDHLVVILAGYPEGMDRLLAANPGLSSRFTTRVDFPSYRPLELTSIGEVLAAENGDAWDEEALDELRSVSGHVVDQGWIDELGNGRFLRTLYEKSCAYRDLRLSGYPSIPTRDDLSTLRLPDLMQAYGEVLSGRGPGGPSAL from the coding sequence ATGGACTTCGGCTCGCGGGGCCCCGAGGCCCCGGCCGACCTCGCCTGGCTGCGAGGCGTGGACGCCTACACGATGGGCGCCTATCCGCAGGCGGAGGAGGAGTTCCGCGCCGCGGTGCGGATGGATCCCGGGATGGCCGACGGCTGGCTCGGGCTGCACGCCCTGCGGGTGGACACGACGACCGCGCTGCTGCGGATGTTCCGGCATCGGGAGCGCTTCGGGGAACAGCGCACACGGCACCGGCGCACCCTCAACTCCTGGTACTGGCTGGGCTGGTGGGTGCAGCCGGTACTGGAGAGCCCGCGTGATCTGCTCCTCGCGCACGCCTCGCACTGGCTGGACGGGCGCCATGTGCCCGAGCTGGACCGGGCGCTCGCGGGGCTGCCGCCGGTCGACGCGGACCACCAGGTGCGCTTTCTGCACGCCTGCCGCGCCTACCTCGTCAAGGACTGGGAGCAACTGGTCCGGCACACCGATCCACTGCTCGACGATCCGCTGCTGGGGATCGAGGCGGGCCTGTTCGGCGGGATGGCCCGGGTCCGGCTGGAGACGTACGGGCAGGCCGAGCCGCTGCTCTCCGCCGCGCTGATGCGATGTCGCAGCGAGCAGCCGCAGCGCAAGGAGCTGCGCTACTGGCTGGCGCGCGCCCACGAGGGCACGGGGCGCAGCGCGGCCGCGCTGCCGCTGTACCGGGCCGTGCACCGGGTCGACCCCGCGTTCATGGACACCTCCGCGCGGCTCGCGGCGATCGCCATGGGGGACGGGTACGACGACGACGCGAGCGACTTCGCGGCGATCGCCCTCGCCGGGATCGGGCAGGACGTGCTCGACGGCGACGGGCTGGAGCCGTTCTTCGACCCCGAGGGACGGGATGTGAAGGTCTCCGATCCCGGACCTCCGCCGCCGGGCGGGCTGCCGCCCGAGGCCGGCGACACCTTCGTACGGGAGAAGTCCGTGGTACCGGTGGAGCCGCTGTCCCTGCCGGCCGGGCCGACGGATCCGGAGCTGCTGGAGGAGGCGCTCGCGGAGCTGGAGCGGATGGTCGGTCTTGAGCCGGTGAAGCGACAGGTCAAGGCGTTGTCCGCGCAGCTGAACATGGCGCGGTTGCGGACCGGGCAGGGGTTGCCGGTCCAACCGCCGAAGCGGCACTTCGTCTTCTCCGGGCCGTCCGGTACCGGGAAGACGACCGTGGCGCGAATACTGGGCCGTGTCTTCTACGCGCTCGGCCTGCTGGGCGGCGATCACCTCGTCGAGGCGCAGCGGGCTGACCTCGTGGGCGAGTACCTCGGGCAGACCGCGGTGAAGGCCAACGAGCTGATCGACTCGGCGATCGGTGGCGTGCTGTTCGTCGACGAGGCGTACTCCCTGTCCAACTCCGGCTACGGGAAGGGCGACGCGTACGGCGACGAGGCGCTGCAGGTGCTGCTGAAGCGGGCCGAGGACAACCGGGATCATCTGGTCGTGATCCTCGCGGGCTATCCGGAGGGGATGGACCGGCTGCTGGCCGCGAACCCCGGATTGTCCTCCCGGTTCACGACCCGCGTGGACTTCCCCTCCTACCGGCCCTTGGAACTGACCTCCATCGGGGAGGTGCTCGCCGCCGAGAACGGGGACGCCTGGGACGAGGAGGCTCTCGACGAGTTGCGGTCCGTCTCCGGGCACGTCGTCGACCAGGGGTGGATCGACGAGCTGGGGAACGGGCGGTTCCTGCGGACGCTGTACGAGAAGAGCTGCGCGTACCGGGATCTGCGGCTGTCGGGGTACCCGTCGATTCCCACGCGGGACGATCTGTCCACGCTGCGGCTGCCGGATCTGATGCAGGCGTACGGGGAGGTGTTGTCGGGGCGGGGGCCCGGGGGTCCTTCGGCGCTGTGA
- a CDS encoding TetR/AcrR family transcriptional regulator has translation MKSSQQRGVEPPRARGTDRSSARRAELISIGRKLFADTSYDTLSMDDIARQAHVAKGLIYYYFKSKRGYYLAIVEDSVADLITFAASGVQLPPVERVHRTMESYLRYAEDNQAAYRTIVSGGVGFDAQVHAIRDGVREAIVATIAEGAYGRSDIEPVARMGLFGWVCAVEGATLDWIGRPELPRDTMRDLLVKMLGGSLRAIEELAPAYLAPEPARRGC, from the coding sequence TTGAAGAGTAGCCAACAGCGTGGTGTCGAACCGCCACGGGCCCGCGGCACCGACCGCTCGTCAGCGCGCCGCGCCGAACTCATCTCCATCGGGCGCAAGTTGTTCGCCGACACGTCGTACGACACGTTGTCGATGGACGACATCGCGCGGCAGGCGCACGTGGCCAAGGGGCTGATCTACTACTACTTCAAGTCCAAGCGCGGCTATTACCTCGCGATCGTCGAGGACTCGGTCGCCGATCTGATCACGTTCGCGGCGAGCGGCGTCCAACTGCCGCCCGTGGAGCGGGTGCACCGGACCATGGAAAGCTATCTGCGCTACGCGGAGGACAACCAGGCCGCCTACCGCACGATCGTCAGTGGCGGCGTCGGCTTCGACGCCCAGGTGCACGCCATCCGGGACGGCGTGCGTGAGGCGATCGTCGCCACCATCGCCGAGGGCGCGTACGGCAGGAGCGACATCGAACCGGTCGCCCGCATGGGCCTGTTCGGCTGGGTGTGCGCGGTCGAGGGCGCCACCCTCGACTGGATCGGCCGCCCGGAGCTGCCCCGCGACACCATGCGCGATCTGCTCGTCAAGATGCTGGGCGGCTCGCTGCGCGCCATCGAGGAGCTCGCCCCGGCCTACCTCGCACCGGAACCCGCCCGCCGGGGCTGCTGA
- a CDS encoding SCO1431 family membrane protein, translated as MTATSATANRVQTRTGGPRDDGPKTVEHIMGWTLVVVVAMLVTQLGLL; from the coding sequence ATGACCGCGACCTCCGCCACCGCCAACCGTGTCCAGACCCGCACGGGCGGCCCCAGGGACGACGGCCCGAAGACCGTCGAGCACATCATGGGCTGGACCCTGGTCGTGGTCGTCGCGATGCTGGTGACCCAGCTGGGTCTGCTGTGA